Part of the Impatiens glandulifera chromosome 8, dImpGla2.1, whole genome shotgun sequence genome is shown below.
TAAactgtttaaatatatttgttggtCAACTTTAAACAGCATGTTTGGGATGTAAGATGTATTTCAAGCGTGTCATGCTGAAGACCTATTTTTGAATCTGATGTATGCAAATGTTAGGTTTCTAATTTCATTATGCCACTATGGTTTGAACAAATACCAGACAGTTCAACTAGATTATGGCTGAGAAGGCCTTTGTTACAGTAGCTAAAATTACAGCTAGTAATTTCAGAAATCTCAGTATTGTCGTATGGGCAGTGCTGTGTGCTGTGTTTATGATATGCTTAGTAATGTTGTATGGGCAGTTATGTGTAGTGGGTAGTTATGGAATTTATGTAACCATTAGGGTTTGGGTAAGATAAAATCCCCAAACCTCTTTATCAATGGAAATGGAAAAACTTAAGGTTGATATGTACCCTTACCCCCCTTCTTCCTTGAATTATTGGCTGTTAATCAATTGACAGATCTCATCTTCTTGAAAACCCTGCTTCCGCTGCCCTAAATCCATAAAACCATATAAATCAGGACTCTATCAAACCCTAACCTGTAACACCTTCTTTTCAATTTAAAGtctttaattattgaaattctGTTTTTTGGTGACATTGGACTTGCATTCTTCTGTATTTACACTTGTCTCCTTCTCACAAGCCACTGTTTATAGAAGAGTATGGCCCTCGTCCATATTTATTTGCGTCAATATCCCAAGTTCCACATTCACCCTTGTTTTACAGATTTCAGTTTGTAAACATATGTGTTTGAACATACTTAATATTTGTGCTTAAGCAGACTACAACTTATTTGATCACTTGATACCATGGATGAACTCATATTTTCAGCTTGGTACTGACTCTATATGGTTAGGTTGCATAAACTGATTCTTTTAATCAATCTCTTGTAGGAACAGTTGAGTGGGCCACAGATAACAACCAAACTGCAAGCATTGACAATCAAGAAAATAGCTTGAATGTGAGTACATACGATATCTCCTATACTTCTTTGCCTTCATGGGTACTTAGGATATTTTgcatttgacattttttttgaGTACAAATTGTAGATGAAATTCCACTTTATCCAATTTAATGTTGCACTTTTATTGTAGTAGTGTTGCAATTTATTTTGCTTTATGAAGTTGTAACTTGTAACATTTTTTTAGCATCCACCCGACCTGAGCCTCACTTTTAAAAAGATCATTGCTTGATTGATTTTTCAAGATGTTTTAATGAGATCTTTCTCTCATTTAAATGTCTTAGGTTCATCATTTTGGCTTTGTTGTGAAGGAGAAAGGATTCTTATGAGTAGAAAattttgtttgttcttttccTTAATATTGCATCATTTTATTGAAATGATGCAGATTATTTGAAATGTGTTAACGTATGCTCTCTGCAGCTTGACATATTACCAACTACTGATGGGGCAAGTCTTCATGAAAGTGGTTACGAAGGTGAGAGTGATGTGTCTTCCGACCAGCTTGCACCAGGAACAAGCAACTTAAACAATGAGATTAAGACTGAGACTGAGTTTACCAAAATTGAACAGTTGTTCAAGGGGAAAGTTTTCTCAAGGTACAAAGTGGAACAATCTTCAAGATGATTCTTTTGTAGTTTTCCCTTTTTGTCGTATTGTTCATAGGTGGAATTATGTATCTTAATTTTAAGAGGAGGTATATCAAATCATCTTTTATATGGCACATATCTGTGGGGAGGCAGTGTCTTTCTTTGTATATGTCTATAATTAGATTTTACTTGGTTATGATTATACTTTCTTTACTGTTTTCTAGATCTTGAAAGTTTAATTTGCAATGCAGGGATGAAATTCAGCGTTTGTCTGAATTATTGAAATCTAGGGTTGATGATGTGGAACCTGAAACAAACACACCAAGAATGTATCTTAATAAAGCTGAAGGacatgaaaatttgaaagtGCACTTTGAAGAAAAGCCGGATTACATTAATAGAGCTGCATTGGAGGCATCACCTTCTCGCATTCCGATAAATGTGAGTAACTATAAGTGTATTATTCATTGTTGCAAGGTAATTTGGTCAAATTAGCTAAATGGTAAATTTGTCAGGTGGTTGATGTTGGTGCTTCTCCCGTCGATATTGCAAAAGCTTATATGGGAAGTCGAGTTTCGCGAGGCCGTGATTCTAGAAACGTAAATATGCTTGGAGGAGAGGAAGGAGCTTTGTTAAGCGGTGATGTAACCCCATTCCCAATGGGGAAAACAAGTGAATTTGTGTCAAAACCATTTCCTTCCAAttctccttcaaacaagtcatTAGTTTGTTGGCCTGGTTCAATGCCACGAGAAAATCATAGTTATCCTACCCCACAAAGTGCTAGTGGCAGATACGGCCATCTATATTCTCCAAGATCACCTTATACTAGGAATTCACCTTATGCTAGGACTGCATATTCCCAGAGGTCCACTGTATGTAGAACAGATCCTCTCTTTTtcctttctcttttctttttcttgaccTGATTCTATTTTCTCATGTTGTGTCAATTCAGTTACAATCTGAAAAGAAGTCATCCTCAAAATTTGTGCCAAATTCCTTGGTGACACATGAAACCCGTCTTTCTGGACAGGTAAGTTTCTGATGATGATGCAAACTAGTATTTTTTTCAGTCTATGTCACAACCATGATCTTATTGAAAAATGGTAAAGTTACAATTGAAAGTGATTTATTTTGGGATCATGATCAAATGATTGTTTGGATAATGTTCcaaattatagtttaatttttgttgttatttgggaaacaaattattttcttgatgATGATCCAAACAATAATGTAATCTTTGTTCTCCCATCATGatcatgttattttttaaatcattgtgGTTTTtggcaaacataacaaatgtagataTGAGGTCTTTTAATGTCCTTTCTTTTCTCTTGTTTTCCTAACTtgtatttaaacatattatgaTTTGGGTGTTTTAAACCCATTTtctgtttcatttatttttcattttgtaccAGTAAACTTCTGTTAACTGTTGCAATTAATATTCTGACTTAAACATTATTGCTTTTCATTCTCCTCCATGTGAAGCCAATTGAGAATGCACCGATGAATATGAACGGATCGGCGGGGCCTATTCGTCGCTCACGCCAGAAGTCTATCTTAGAAACACCTTCCAGAGGATTTCTGCCAAATGCTTCCCGATTTGGTTTACCACAGGGAGGCGATTCGAGTTTTTCTTCGAAGTACTCAGTGCCTGTTTTAAAGAAGAAGAACTTGGAAGTTGGAGCATCAAGCAGCAGTAGCAGCTTTCGTTCAACAGAAGATGTTGATAGATCCAAGGCTGGTCATAATTCAACTCTTAGAGAAACATCTAACGCGGTTAGAACAATATTAGAGCATCTGGACAGAACAACTCCCACTCTCGCTGAGAAGTCAACCGAGATGAAAATCTCTATGGGGTGGAGAAATACTCCCACCAAGGAAGCCAGTGACTTGTTAAAAGAGAACGACAGAACAACGCCTTCAAATATTCTGGATTTTAATAGGAATGGTACAAATCCTTTAGCGGACAAAGGATCTTCGGTTCAGAGAAATGAAGATAAAGGAAAGAGTATTGAGATTACAGCAGTAGCAGCACCTGAGGAAAGGCGCTTTAATGCAACTGCTGATTTTTTGGGCAAGGAAGCAGAAGCTTCTCAGCATAAGGGAAAGTACGAGGTATTTCATCTATCTTCTTATAACAAACAAGAAATGAACTCATGCTTACGAATTAGTAGAgaatccaaataacccttgatcatcaaacaaggtctaGGTTCAGTTTCCAACGTATTTAGATATAGTTCTTAGATACATAAATTGATTCAAAAAGGACTAGGGCCATTAGAGCCATTTTGAAAAACTCTGGTTTCAAAATGTCAATAAATTTCAGAATATGTTCCAAACTTATATGCAAAATGAACTCATGCTTACGTTTTTGTCTTCAACTGCAGTTCCCCAACAACTCGCTAAACGGAACAAATAAATCATGGAATGTCCGAGACCAACAAAACAACAATGGTCGGGAAATTGGAAATGTCTCAAAGCCGCCACCACCTCCTACGAGGAACACATTCCAATTGTTGGGGACAAAACCGTCTTTATCATCTATTTCAGTTAACAAGACCCCCGGTTTCCAAAATAACAGCTCTGGATTCACGTTCCCAGTTTGCTCCTCCTCTTCCCAGACTTGTCCAGAGCCACCAACACCTACAGTCTTGCCATCAACCATTCTTCCTCAGGTAAACAACAAGgcggcatcatcatcatcatctccttCTTATAGTTTTGGTACAAAGAAGAGGTCTTCTTCCCCAGCCCTAGTTTTCTCCTTTCCATCGACAATCAGCAGCAGCTCGACACAAGATGAGAATTCGGGTATTAACTACAACTTTGGATCCGACAAGAAAAACAGGATATCTTTCAGTTCCTTTGGAAAGGACTCCATTTGCTCTTCTAGTTAAAAAGGGAACAACACAGAatcttttttgttaattttgtttttttttgtgacATAGAATTGAGATGATAGTCATGATCTTTCTCCATTCTTATGAATTTGAAtcctgtttttttttaaactagctAGATAGACTTATTtgattttactgttttttttttattgagaatatTCCCTACTTTAATCAATACACAAGGAACTTGGAAATAATGTGctttttataaaacataaaataaaattgattaccatggtttatttggattaaaatatcattatttattaatgatttatagattattaaaaaaaagtctatAAAAGGAATAGAAGTTTGATGtttaagggttaattatttaGGTATGTTTTTGATAAGGTTTGTTTGATTGAACTTATTCTTAATGGATTATTCTAAAGCAGCACTAAgatgaaagaaagaaacaaacaaacaaggCCACATGGTTTGGTGACAATTATTCTAGGTTATAATTAATAGTACTATTATTGTTTGGATGACAGCTAGATTTGCTTCCACCACCGCTTCTTTATCTTTATGGCCAACAACATGTGaaacacatattttttcttaaaaacattaattcctttgtttttattaaggtccgatatatatatatatatatatatatatatatatatatatatatatatatatatatatatatatatatatatatattcaaatccTTTTCACTCTAACTAATTATTCAAATCTACATATATGGGAGAGAATAGTAGAAAAAGTTAAAACACATTCTCATATTTTGTCtctcaaaaaagaaaaagagagtacatttacataatttttacaattatctataacattatatttagtttttttttgttttttttatttgatgtgaATTAAAGAATACTTAAATCGCTTTCAGatgaaatatatttagttattttatatgcttaaaaataacaaaaactctAGCAAATGTTACTAAATTTATTGTTAGATCTCTTTTCAAGCCTAACGATAAAAATAGATGGATATCTTCAACCTCCTTGGAGGTCCTGAGTTTGAGcccgtcagacgacaagttcCGCTCTCCTGATTATTTAGTTAAGTGAGTTTGTGTGATATGTGTTTAACCCGTGAGAATTAAGTCGCACTCCGAAAGAGAAGCAGAAccagagttaaaaaaaaatgattgtcgTATACAAAAATGTCTACtgaaattgatatttgaatCATGCGATTTAATTTAAAGTTATGCTACTTATGTATATTGAATTTAGTATAAcccaacctttttttttttttttttgtaaatacatgtttttgtttgaaaaccCGATCGAATCGAACTGACCTACAAACATGGCGATGCAGGTTGTTTTTTTGAACAAGTATATAATACATAAACAAATGATCAATATGgccaaatatttattaatttcccAAATTTTGTCATATgggatgaatatatatattaatggtGTTGCCTCCAAATTTAAAGATTCACGATGATCCAAGCAGCTAGCTAGCTGCAATGTGGAACCTCGTTAAACCTAAATTATTCCATGTATACCGCATCACCGGTACTAGAAGatgtttaatgtttttgttttgttaatttgtCACTCATTTGAGTCAATGTTCTATTCATTATTCCgcataaaaaattgaaataaagaaCACTTGAAATTATAAACCACATACTATGAAATCATAATATCACTTAAGCAAGTACACTCAAGCTTGAATGTAATACAAATACATATAGTAGTACATTATCATTTATGATCCacgttattaataataataataataatgtagcTAGAGCGCTTCTTTTACAACATATAATAGTGTAAAtcaaagtaataaataaatcacGACGCACCCTTGCATTGATCGATCTCGTTTACTTAATTATTCATCAGGGCAGCCCTTTGTGCTATGCGTTTTGCGGCAATATCCTGACAAGATCATCAAATTATCAAATGAGAGAAATAATAAATCGTTTTCAATCTCATTTATCTAaaagatttataattattaagaaaaatagataaatatgaTCTTTGATTCGAGTCACACCTGATCCAGTTTGGCTTGATTGTTGTTATTCTCCAACATTAGTCCAAAATGAATGCGAGGGAAATGTGCCCACTATAAAAAATtggtcaaaattaattaatatataaattgcaTGCAATTGAAAatgtaacaaaataaataaattaatatgatcTTTAGTTACATTTTTGGCAGCAGTACTGAATGCCTCCCTGTGATTGATATCTGGATTATTAGCTTTTATCCTTTGGATTTCTTCCCTATATTATTATACCAGTATATTAATACCATTTCTTATCAACACCAAATGAATAATTAAGAaacatattaagaaaaaaaactttactTTATGAACTGGTTATACGCAGAAGGAACTCGTTGTCTTTTCTCGGGAGctgaaaataaaagtaaaaaggCGATATGGAATGCagtattgttaaaatatttgtttaaaagtttgGAAACTCACGATGGTTGATAAGAGGCTTGTGATCAATTTTTGTATTGGTCTTGACTTGGGGACGCAATGATCTATTATTGCCTCCTTTCGAAGAAGAACTTCCCACCTGAAAGTCCATCTTCCTGTAGTCCGGGGCTGAAGCAACAACCACGTTCGAAGCCTGATATAATATCGTGTCATCAACTCGTtacaagttttattttatataaaagaaaatgaacttgattacaaatatttaaatactctctttttttcttacaaaataaatagGATAAATAGCTTCACGTGATTCATGGTGTATGATCTTCTCACTATTGCAAGATTCTTTCAATCCTACCTAGGGCTATATATTTGGTTATTTGGGTCATAACcatagattaattttaaataaattctttagAATAAGAGCTTGTTAAATTGATGTtagattatttaagaaaaaacaatttatctcacttcattaatcaaataattaatcattaaccactcttattatattataacaaaatttaaatataaaaattaataatttaactcaaataatacatttttctttcatcaaacaataataaaatttataatcactattttcttcttcaaaatttcaaataacaccACATAAAGTGACAAAAACTCACATATATTTTAGGATACTTTTCATAATATTCAACTCGTTATTTTTTAGggtaattttatgttttatttctttGCAGATGAATagtagagagaaaaaaaatctgatGAAAAGAAATCATAGGACGGCAAACGAATCAAATCGTTAGAAGccatcaatcaaatcaaatcaaacccAACAAACTAATTACTTTAAAAGGTTTCTCAGAcaaaattttatgtaaatatCAAGAACGAAAGGCCCTGTCTTTCTTTCTAGTTCTATATCCGATCGATCTAGCTATGCAGGAATATTTGTGTTATGTCTCCCAAAAGGAAGAAACACAAAACCCTAGAACAACTCCGCCCAACCTAGATCTATACTATTTAGGgcttataaatttataaagtaagatatatatatatatatagagagagagagagaaagagaccTGAAATGCAGCTGCCATGTTAACGGACCACACATTAGTGCAGTGCCCGCATCGGACGGTTACTATGTCAAACAGGCTGCTGCATGGGACACTCACCTACAAGtgaacaaacaaaaattataaataaattcttacaaatttaatagatccatgatcaattaatgaaatttgttttattctttCGAAATCAATTAAAAACCTAACATCAAAGAGATCTAAACACTAATCCATATCATGACTCAAagtttcttattcttattcttatttgtGATATCTCTCTTATTCTTTGCGGGTTAGGTTTTGCAGAAACCCTAGAGAAAAATTGTGTGGGATAATATATCAAGAAATATGGGAAGGATCCGACCAATCTTTAAAGActgtatatgataaaaaaaaaaactgtaaaTTTGTGAATTTAATCTTGTTTTGAATCGTTAATGTATGATCTTCATCATGTATGTGGACTAGATAGATCAACACCTTACTtaagaaacaaaattataaagttgTTAATCAAAACTTCATTTGAGCATAACCAAACTAGATTTCAATTGAAAATGGTGAAATAAACTTTGTGTGTGTGAGATAGAGAGATACCGCAAGCACAATATTGCAGCAATTGCAAGGGACATAGCATAATTGCTCAGCTGAAACATCCATGAAGTTTGAACAAGTTTTTTTGCTGACTTTAAGGATTGATTGATTAGAAcaaaacacacacacacactctctctctctctctatgtATAATAATTGTTAGAGGTGTGATAAATCAGATGCTTAAGCTTATGCAAGTATAAATAGAGGAATGGACGAAGATGATTGATTATGTGTGAGTGTGTGTGAGAGAAAAATGGAGCTGAAAGAagagagatagagatagagagagattggatgaaagaaaaagaaagtgtCAATTATCAGAACCTAATTCTGAAATAAAATGGTTTCAGAAGTAGTGCTTGTCCAGTGGCAGAAACCAGAAGCCAGAAGCCAGAAGGGTAGCCCTTTTCTTGAGGGGgttgaagaaaccatagatgtTAATGTTGAACCGGGACGGTCTATAACTTCTCTTAACTAGAAAACCGGATATAATGGAACTAGGTCTAGTTAGGGTTTGTAATTTCTTGAGGAAAGATTAAGCTTTTGATTACATTATCTGCAAGCTGGGCCATACAATGAtcattgtatataatatatatatttctagccctagatatttgtattattaaatatgatattatgtGTATTCTATATAGTTGTCATTGGATGGAGTTAGTTACACAAATTAATGTATTCTAACAATGAAGAGGAAATGGATACATAATTACCACTAAAACAATGTTCTTAATTATGTGTCAACCAATGGAAGAAACTGTGATCCCTAAATGAAAATTTAGGGTTCCTATGGAATGTTTTGGACACTTATAAATGGATCATGTCAATATTAGCATTTTGACAATTCTTATTTGTTAGGTTATCTAGATTAAATGGATCATATGATATTCCAGATTggttaagaatattattttattcaacttaatttatttttttactagacATAATTAAGATCACTTTACCGCTTACAATAATAGTCTTCGCACATTTACGAAATTCTAAGTAAGAATTGAGAAtgtgatttaaatttttaaacgcgtactttaatttgttatttcattTATCCTAATCATGAGTTAAAAGTTTTTCCTATGTTAAACAGTGTTATTTGACGTTAACCATTATAGTTGGGATTTTGGAGAAGTTTTCTACTCAAAAAGTGTGTTTcttacttcttcttttttttttttaatttttttagaatagatgaaagttaaaatcatttcattaattcaAAGTTATGTGATGTCCCTGCAAACAAATGGAGACAAGGGTTGTAATTGTGCAGTTAAAACTGACAACTATGAAAAAGAATTGACAATTATATATGTTCTTAGTAAATAtcatgaaataattttattttaccgATTAGAATAGAGTGTAACAtgacattataaaaaataaaagtttgtgTGACATTCGATGAATGAATGTGCAGTTATTAAAGTTCACTAATTACCATCACCACATCAATGGATTTTTGAATGTTTGTGGacataatttctttaaaaaatatcagttcATGAAAAATCCAGCTTAAGTCTACCTCATTCACTATTGCATTGCGAAAACATTCAAATTATCCATTCTGAATTTgtttttaactaatattattcgttttatttaagttttattaaggTTTAAGTTGGGACCTAATCGTATGTTGACCGCCTGAGGTTTTCTCTCTAAACCTGATGACGAGCTGGAGTTTTAATTTAGATTCGAGTTTTTTTAAACCTTTTAATGATATGTCGTCTTTgtatgttttttcatttttaataagtttCGGTTTTGTAGGTTTTATGTCCAtggatattttgaaatattcaCAAAAGCgttaattaatataacattttcaaaaataatttttttttataacaaatgttCGTTGAGAACAGTACTATTAATGATGGGGAGTATTGAGAATTTATGcaacttttgttttttatttttgttttacaaaaatataatatatatagtattttactGTAAAATaagcaaaaataaattattttaattgattaattatcttatttataaacttaatcaatgcaaacttaattaataacctaatttttattcatttttatatttcttctatTTCACCATAAAAGATGGTGTCAATGGGGAGGGGGACATGAGAGATGATAATAGTAAAGAGATATAATCAATGGCCCTGATTAATTTGAGTAAGATCGTTTTCAAAGTGTCTTACcattataccaaataaaaattataaaatgctgaataattatttatttattatttataaaaaaataaataaagcaaAAACATGGAAAGAGACAGAAGCTAAATAGGCATAAACAACCCTTAATTTGGTTCTacaatcttcttttttttttttttttttattttcgtaCGTATTTAGCACATCAATCATCCAGCTTGGTTTATCCGACAAAGAATCGATCCTTATATTTTGATCAAtgattctatttttatttattttaacatgatcaattagttaatgattttaattatgtttacaaaaaaaacaatttataaatcaaatttccTTGGTCGTGTGTTTGGGTGTTCTTACGACTTTGAACGATCATATTCGAGATGTATCGCGATACTCAAAATTGGAATCCACggttaactttttaatttatcgAACTTGCGGTTGCCTTTTGTTATTTCCCACGCATTTGGATTTGTGTTCATTTTTCGACTCACATGGAATTGGTTCTAAATTAAACTTGGTGATAAAAGTTGTTGCAATATCTCCAATGGAGGATTTGGAGAATGTGAACAAAGTTAAGAATATTATGAAACAAAgaatcaattataattataaggttattttcatttataattttacccAAATAAACCTAAATAGAAACCaaacattttgatatttttaattagtacttagtataatatttgaaatattaaaaataataaaatagaaaaatggtTGAATGGCAGAGATTGAAAAAGTGGAGCTGGCCGTCGGCCGTCCGCATACTCTATCCCTGTAGACCACCAGTTGCCAGTGGGGCAGATCCAAAactcttcttttcattttttttatatttttttttatttgctcaatgttatattatattgtatgaatcttttttaaaaataaaattcatgttcttagtttgtttgaaaatatttttctgaATTTTAGATAACTCATTTAGGTGTTTCTAAACAAATTGGACAATGTTTGGTTGGTTGTTAGAATTTGGAGTTTGTGTAGTTCTCTTgggtcttgtttgatctttagggttttttaatgaatttttaccTAAAATCTAACTATTTCTTCACTCATCACTTTATTGATTTAAACACTCTTTTTATCCATAGAAATactaaaattgtaattatttaatcatttaaaattagtttaacattcaatagagagagaaaaaataaaggtTAATCAAAAAGTTTTGAATGAAAACGAAACTATACTATCACATAGTGTCATTTTAAttcttcataattaaaaataaaatattttattttttttaaacactcAAAAACTGTTTTCCTAATgattaaacatgttttttttggaCAACTTTGATAAAACCCAACATATCACATTATCaaacaagttattttttttattaattatttttaaattatctcTCTATTATATGAATCTAACGATCAAATCAAAttctaaaatactttttttttttacttttactaaattaaattttttaaataattatttttttaataatttgtcttacataaaactcaaataacctaAATTAGGTTATGATAGATAAGAATCACAAgatatttaacaataataattttaggaGATTATTTTGGTATGTTAAATCGTCACGATTGATAATCTAGTTCTTATGATGTAAATCTCCTGAGTAGATAATTTAGTGTTTAgggtgataatttatttttattctttttgaaCACTT
Proteins encoded:
- the LOC124913333 gene encoding nuclear pore complex protein NUP1 isoform X1, giving the protein MENNELETPSRLYEGSRGAGGKLKRQSARKPPSTPYDRPKITKSEIPLAKPRDNSSGWLSKLVDPAYRLLAGGANKILPSFFTKSPLLVTLPAPTIEDHGTVEWATDNNQTASIDNQENSLNLDILPTTDGASLHESGYEGESDVSSDQLAPGTSNLNNEIKTETEFTKIEQLFKGKVFSRDEIQRLSELLKSRVDDVEPETNTPRMYLNKAEGHENLKVHFEEKPDYINRAALEASPSRIPINVVDVGASPVDIAKAYMGSRVSRGRDSRNVNMLGGEEGALLSGDVTPFPMGKTSEFVSKPFPSNSPSNKSLVCWPGSMPRENHSYPTPQSASGRYGHLYSPRSPYTRNSPYARTAYSQRSTLQSEKKSSSKFVPNSLVTHETRLSGQPIENAPMNMNGSAGPIRRSRQKSILETPSRGFLPNASRFGLPQGGDSSFSSKYSVPVLKKKNLEVGASSSSSSFRSTEDVDRSKAGHNSTLRETSNAVRTILEHLDRTTPTLAEKSTEMKISMGWRNTPTKEASDLLKENDRTTPSNILDFNRNGTNPLADKGSSVQRNEDKGKSIEITAVAAPEERRFNATADFLGKEAEASQHKGKYEFPNNSLNGTNKSWNVRDQQNNNGREIGNVSKPPPPPTRNTFQLLGTKPSLSSISVNKTPGFQNNSSGFTFPVCSSSSQTCPEPPTPTVLPSTILPQVNNKAASSSSSPSYSFGTKKRSSSPALVFSFPSTISSSSTQDENSGINYNFGSDKKNRISFSSFGKDSICSSS
- the LOC124913333 gene encoding nuclear pore complex protein NUP1 isoform X2 translates to MENNELETPSRLYEGSRGAGGKLKRQSARKPPSTPYDRPKITKSEIPLAKPRDNSSGWLSKLVDPAYRLLAGGANKILPSFFTKSPLLVTLPAPTIEDHVEWATDNNQTASIDNQENSLNLDILPTTDGASLHESGYEGESDVSSDQLAPGTSNLNNEIKTETEFTKIEQLFKGKVFSRDEIQRLSELLKSRVDDVEPETNTPRMYLNKAEGHENLKVHFEEKPDYINRAALEASPSRIPINVVDVGASPVDIAKAYMGSRVSRGRDSRNVNMLGGEEGALLSGDVTPFPMGKTSEFVSKPFPSNSPSNKSLVCWPGSMPRENHSYPTPQSASGRYGHLYSPRSPYTRNSPYARTAYSQRSTLQSEKKSSSKFVPNSLVTHETRLSGQPIENAPMNMNGSAGPIRRSRQKSILETPSRGFLPNASRFGLPQGGDSSFSSKYSVPVLKKKNLEVGASSSSSSFRSTEDVDRSKAGHNSTLRETSNAVRTILEHLDRTTPTLAEKSTEMKISMGWRNTPTKEASDLLKENDRTTPSNILDFNRNGTNPLADKGSSVQRNEDKGKSIEITAVAAPEERRFNATADFLGKEAEASQHKGKYEFPNNSLNGTNKSWNVRDQQNNNGREIGNVSKPPPPPTRNTFQLLGTKPSLSSISVNKTPGFQNNSSGFTFPVCSSSSQTCPEPPTPTVLPSTILPQVNNKAASSSSSPSYSFGTKKRSSSPALVFSFPSTISSSSTQDENSGINYNFGSDKKNRISFSSFGKDSICSSS
- the LOC124912323 gene encoding axial regulator YABBY 5-like, with translation MDVSAEQLCYVPCNCCNIVLAVSVPCSSLFDIVTVRCGHCTNVWSVNMAAAFQASNVVVASAPDYRKMDFQVGSSSSKGGNNRSLRPQVKTNTKIDHKPLINHPPEKRQRVPSAYNQFIKEEIQRIKANNPDINHREAFSTAAKNWAHFPRIHFGLMLENNNNQAKLDQDIAAKRIAQRAALMNN